One segment of Candidatus Zixiibacteriota bacterium DNA contains the following:
- a CDS encoding MvaI/BcnI family restriction endonuclease, translated as MRLTELIKRLQALERRGFVETSRSGPTGIGHLLERELGLKESNVAIPDIGGRVEMKGTRRDAKSLITLFTFNKAVWKVSQKEILERYGYKDEQGRQALYNIVSNKRPNSQGFYLESDPKRHLIILRNKNDKGVVFAEWSTYVIAGKFMTKLDRLLLVLADNKIVNGKEHFHFNEAYLLENPAPENFLEAFERSEMMIDMRMHLYPSGGVRNHGTGFRISEKNLKLLYAHKKRLV; from the coding sequence ATGAGATTAACCGAACTGATTAAACGGCTGCAAGCATTAGAGAGAAGAGGTTTTGTAGAGACTTCCAGAAGTGGACCTACGGGGATTGGACACTTATTGGAACGAGAACTGGGGCTTAAGGAATCAAATGTTGCAATCCCTGACATTGGCGGACGAGTCGAGATGAAGGGAACAAGACGAGATGCAAAGTCCCTAATCACGCTTTTCACATTCAACAAAGCAGTTTGGAAAGTCAGTCAGAAAGAAATACTGGAGAGGTACGGTTACAAAGACGAGCAGGGCAGACAAGCGCTGTACAACATTGTCAGTAACAAGAGACCGAACTCACAAGGCTTTTATTTGGAATCCGATCCCAAAAGACATCTCATTATTCTAAGAAACAAAAACGACAAGGGCGTAGTATTTGCCGAGTGGAGCACTTACGTAATTGCAGGGAAATTCATGACAAAGTTGGACAGATTACTCTTAGTGCTCGCTGACAACAAAATAGTAAATGGCAAAGAGCATTTTCACTTCAATGAGGCATATCTACTCGAAAATCCTGCACCTGAAAACTTTTTGGAAGCATTTGAACGCAGCGAAATGATGATAGATATGAGGATGCACTTATACCCGTCGGGCGGAGTTCGCAATCACGGAACCGGTTTCCGCATCTCAGAAAAAAATCTTAAGCTACTTTACGCTCACAAAAAACGATTAGTATAG